The proteins below come from a single Lodderomyces elongisporus chromosome 3, complete sequence genomic window:
- the CSM1 gene encoding csm1-like protein, with product MPPKKSKAKDSVKDAVSELSKSKVKKPTSAGSRPGSSKSPTILTEDVISTTDIGTLIDLVNENVHTNADIIHNKYKDLAEEQMSQDHLLIQELREENERLTQRLSESSSNAEFTSPIRKKKIKQDDFEKEREHICFTLDLLELLTGIKVTNFEESPTRYTFDIKQTSSNKELFIEYSLILSKVDSSQINYVPTFLEDDGTRDSAYKANQKNLVKVLPDYLCEYLSFPFNTLAQFYGKVNKALNRK from the coding sequence ATGCCACCTAAGAAATCTAAAGCTAAAGACAGTGTCAAGGATGCCGTTTCCGAATTGAGCAAAAGTAAAGTCAAGAAGCCCACTAGTGCTGGTTCGAGACCAGGCTCAAGCAAATCACCTACTATACTTACGGAAGACGTGATTTCAACAACAGATATTGGAACGCTTATCGATTTGGTCAATGAAAATGTACATACCAATGCCGATATAATTCACAACAAGTATAAGGATTTGGCCGAGGAGCAGATGTCACAAGATCACCTACTAATTCAAGAACTACGAGAAGAGAATGAGAGGTTGACACAGCGATTGTCGGAGTCCTCCAGCAATGCTGAATTCACATCGCCGAttaggaagaaaaagatcaagCAAGACGATTTCGAAAAGGAGAGGGAGCATATATGTTTCACACTAGACCTTTTGGAGTTACTCACGGGGATCAAAGTTACCAACTTCGAAGAGTCGCCAACGCGGTATACTTTTGATATCAAACAGACGTCTTCCAATAAGGAGTTGTTTATTGAGTACCTGCTTATATTGTCCAAAGTCGACTCGTCGCAGATCAACTATGTACCGACGTTTTTGGAAGACGATGGCACAAGAGACTCGGCATATAAAGCAAACCAAAAGAACTTGGTAAAGGTTCTACCGGATTATCTATGTGAATATTTATCGTTCCCTTTCAACACGCTAGCGCAGTTTTATGGAAAAGTCAACAAAGCtttaaatagaaaatag
- the HMI1 gene encoding ATP-dependent 3'-5' DNA helicase: MKLTSAQLVAVNKGHAPGTVLSIQSGPGCGKSLCISKRIESLLAKGVKADEIIVLSLTNRAVNSLRNTIYNSFGSVANDLVIKTFHSFASMLLEDNGAEYHAGKPPYSVLDDASWRSFADFFNAKPKILEQATLEVKDGASLEAIAEKYAIPVKRFREIVDYMDQNGLVRYSGLISAAIELLDKSDGKLNTIANAKVLIIDEFQDMQPSLLPFITKIAKHGIPKHITLAGDKNQYIYEFLGSRPSITEEFIKQLGFPVDRVFLNESFRLTPEILESADAIIPTEIRSMKNAGVKTVGQGNICTDIVELIALSGGILKFSDFMILVRSNAEVDTISEMLTKEYGIKCNKYNGLGWANSDIHLFLDILHVLNKSYGSDFALLLMLKKFGMGKREVKKIFTNYKKWNKSSHNKLESFLKLTLEDARFQEFLNLLEQERLGLDTPITIMGSLARITKKWNFFAQDKDLQQNLTDFYSSLKIAHTNYLLDSRANSNSTFLEYFLRHYFDAEPISDHDAVNVSTVHKAKGLEFPVVFVPNNGRMKLGESRLKYVALTRAKNFLYIGGERGEKNLDTIQEYMKHVAVDLNRAIPSTKSFNAGKHLLNLYRKVLV, translated from the coding sequence ATGAAGTTGACATCGGCGCAACTAGTTGCTGTAAATAAAGGACATGCTCCAGGAACAGTGCTTTCAATACAAAGTGGTCCAGGGTGCGGTAAAAGCTTGTGCATCTCAAAGAGGATCGAGTCTCTTCTTGCAAAAGGTGTCAAAGCTGATGAAATAATCGTGTTATCATTAACTAATCGCGCAGTGAATTCATTAAGAAACACCATTTACAATTCATTTGGATCAGTTGCTAACGATTTGGTAATCAAGACTTTCCACTCTTTTGCTTCGATGTTATTGGAAGACAATGGTGCAGAGTACCATGCGGGAAAACCACCGTATAGTGTTTTAGATGATGCCAGTTGGAGAAGCTTTGCTGATTTCTTCAATGCCAAGCCCAAAATACTTGAGCAAGCCACTTTGGAAGTAAAGGATGGAGCCAGTCTTGAGGCTATTGCAGAGAAATATGCTATCCCGGTAAAGCGATTCAGAGAAATAGTTGATTACATGGACCAGAACGGTTTAGTGCGGTACCTGGGGTTGATCTCTGCTGCTATTGAACTACTAGACAAGTCTGATGGCAAGTTGAACACCATTGCCAATGCCAAAGTATTGATAATTGATGAGTTTCAGGATATGCAACCAAGCCTTTTACCATTTATCACCAAAATTGCAAAGCATGGCATTCCCAAACATATAACATTGGCTGGAGATAAGAACCAGTATATCTATGAGTTTCTTGGCTCTAGGCCATCTATTACTGAGGAGTTTATCAAGCAGTTAGGGTTTCCAGTGGATAGGGTTTTCCTAAATGAGTCATTTCGATTAACTCCAGAGATACTTGAGAGTGCAGATGCCATTATTCCAACAGAAATTAGGAGCATGAAGAATGCAGGAGTCAAAACTGTTGGACAGGGTAACATTTGCACGGATATTGTTGAGTTGATTGCACTTTCAGGAGGGATACTTAAATTCTCCGACTTTATGATCTTGGTGAGGTCCAATGCGGAGGTTGATACCATTTCGGAGATGTTGACCAAAGAGTATGGGATTAAATGCAACAAGTACAATGGTCTCGGGTGGGCAAACTCTGATATACACTTATTTTTGGATATCTTACACGTGTTGAACAAAAGTTATGGTTCTGATTTTGCATTATTGCTTATGCTCAAGAAATTTGGCATGGGGAAAAGGgaagttaaaaaaatatttacaAACTACAAAAAATGGAACAAGAGTTCACACAATAAGCTTGAAAgttttctcaaattgacATTGGAAGATGCGAGATTCCAAGAGTTTCTCAATCTTCTTGAGCAAGAGAGACTTGGGTTGGACACTCCAATAACCATTATGGGGTCGCTTGCTCGAATTACCAAGAAATGGAATTTCTTTGCACAAGATAAGGACTTGCAGCAAAACCTTACTGATTTTTACTCGTCACTAAAGATTGCACATACAAATTATCTATTGGACTCGAGAGCAAACTCGAATTCAACATTTCTCGAGTATTTTTTGCGACATTATTTCGATGCCGAACCTATCCTGGATCACGACGCTGTAAATGTTTCTACAGTGCACAAGGCAAAAGGGTTGGAGTTTCCAGTTGTATTTGTTCCAAATAATGGTCGAATGAAACTTGGAGAGTCGCGACTAAAGTACGTGGCATTGACAAGGGCCAAAAATTTCCTTTACATTGGAGGTGAGCGTGGTGAAAAGAATTTGGATACAATTCAGGAGTATATGAAGCatgttgctgttgatttGAATCGAGCGATCCCGAGCACCAAAAGTTTTAATGCCGGTAAACATTTATTGAATTTGTATAGAAAGGTTCTAGTGTGA
- the VPS52 gene encoding Vacuolar protein sorting-associated protein 52 (BUSCO:EOG092621GA) yields MTIAVLEKILPLDTNHGAGVEASPHAEANRADTSESELKHPTKELDSESLVELMADFRAYNKQLAKSRHDLEPIGKLLNTFSKDLKELSSSLVDLEKQSNDLTQDSKFNKEVTKRLEQVIQQKVLPPDAIKDILKEDLSNHYLEKVQLVLEKASPDAATLIEAKVMERFRDFMIEKIRSLRAERSTPSQNVQQQLLEANNLYVFLQVRQPVLADQLKQAYFHTMRWYYKSKFAKYIYALEKVQRKPSDGPVFLRPIILSSFEQRLKALGTKERCIPSQLAETIPTTYYMEFILRQFLTALEDNATAEYYFVVEFFHHGEEKDHSWVSEVFGDVFDLSTSFLQYLVNGTSDIFGILLSIEAIQQARERLTNNHVPIIDAHLNSLLLQLWPMVTRNIDLNCEYLKRNIVKTPKSLAPLQISQQFGLFYSALLNFREDHGPISSRIGRVRDDFENGLTKASAHFKGVNREIFLYNNYFLVLNILKNEAAEAEAEIKHFQSLADAYSTTRS; encoded by the coding sequence ATGACAATAGCAGTGCTTGAAAAAATACTACCACTTGATACGAACCATGGTGCAGGTGTTGAGGCTAGTCCCCACGCTGAAGCTAACCGAGCGGACACTTCTGAATCGGAATTGAAACATCCCACCAAGGAACTCGACAGCGAAAGCCTCGTCGAATTGATGGCCGACTTTCGAGCTTACAACAAACAGCTTGCAAAATCACGACATGATCTCGAACCCATTGGCAAGCTATTAAACACATTTTCAAAGGACTTGAAAGAACTATCTTCAAGTCTCGTTGACTTggaaaaacaatcaaatgATCTTACGCAGGACTCGAAATTCAACAAAGAAGTCACCAAACGCCTCGAACAAGTAATTCAGCAAAAAGTGCTTCCACCAGATGCAATCAAAGACATACTCAAAGAAGATTTATCAAATCATTACCTTGAAAAAGTACAACTCGTACTAGAAAAAGCACTGCCCGATGCAGCTACCCTCATTGAAGCAAAAGTGATGGAGAGGTTCCGTGACTTtatgattgaaaaaattcgGTCACTAAGAGCTGAACGGAGCACTCCGTCACAAAACGTCCAGCAACAGCTTCTCGAAGCAAACAATTTATACGTGTTTTTGCAAGTACGACAACCCGTTTTGGCAGACCAATTGAAGCAAGCCTATTTCCATACCATGCGTTGGTACTACAAGAGCAAGTTTGCAAAGTATATTTATGCATTGGAGAAAGTACAACGCAAGCCACTGGATGGACCAGTCTTTCTCCGTCCTATTATTTTATCGTCATTTGAACAACGACTTAAAGCACTAGGGACAAAAGAGCGATGCATTCCGTCGCAGTTGGCAGAAACAATTCCAACAACATATTACATGGAGTTTATACTACGTCAATTCTTGACCGCGCTCGAAGACAATGCAACAGCCGAGTAttactttgttgttgagtttTTCCACCAcggagaggaaaaagacCATTCATGGGTTTCGGAAGTGTTTGGTGATGTATTTGACTTGAGCACCAGTTTCCTTCAATATTTGGTCAACGGCACAAGCGATATATTTGGAATTTTATTGCTGATAGAAGCTATACAACAGGCGCGGGAAAGACTAACCAACAACCATGTTCCTATAATAGATGCGCATCTAAATTCGTTGCTTTTACAGCTTTGGCCAATGGTTACTCGAAACATAGACCTCAATTGTGAATATCTCAAGCGCAATATTGTGAAAACGCCCAAGTCATTAGCACCATTGCAAATAAGTCAGCAGTTTGGTCTTTTTTATCTGGCCTTGCTCAACTTTAGAGAAGACCATGGACCCATTAGTCTGCGGATAGGTAGAGTTCGAGACGATTTTGAGAATGGACTTACAAAAGCTAGCGCTCACTTTAAAGGTGTAAACCGAGAGATTTTCCTCTACAACAATTACTTTTTGGTGTTAaatattttaaaaaatgagGCTGCTGAAGCTGAAGCCGAAATTAAACATTTTCAATCACTTGCTGACGCGTACCTGACAACACGTTcgtga
- the RFC4 gene encoding replication factor C subunit 4: protein MSHTTLDLPWVEKYRPRVLDDIVGNEETVERLKIIAKDGNIPHMIISGLPGIGKTTSVHCLAYELLGKEYYHQATMELNASDDRGIDVVRNKIKQFAQTKISIPPGRTKIIILDEADSMTPGAQQALRRTMEIYSNTTRFVFACNQSSKIIEPLQSRCAILRYNKLSDEEVLARLLEIIKAEDVKFNNEGLQALIFSAEGDMRQAINNLQSTVAGFGFVNDVNVFKIVDQPHPLVIQKILTHSLKKDIDQALQLLDGLWSKGYSAIDIVTSSFKVAKTIPNVDESKRLEMIKEIGFTHMRVLEGLGTYLQLSGMYAKICNL, encoded by the coding sequence ATGTCACACACCACTTTGGATTTGCCATGGGTAGAAAAGTATCGTCCACGTGTTTTGGATGACATTGTGGGAAACGAAGAAACAGTTGAAAGGTTAAAGATCATTGCGAAAGACGGCAACATCCCTCATATGATTATTTCAGGCTTGCCTGGTATTGGGAAAACCACTTCGGTGCATTGTCTCGCATATGAACTTCTTGGGAAAGAATACTACCACCAAGCAACCATGGAACTTAATGCATCTGACGATAGAGGTATCGATGTAGTTAGAAACAAGATCAAGCAATTTGCCCAGACAAAGATCCTGATACCGCCAGGACGAACCAAGATCATTATTTTGGACGAAGCCGACTCAATGACCCCTGGAGCTCAGCAAGCGTTAAGAAGGACTATGGAGATTTATTCCAATACGACAAGGTTTGTGTTTGCATGCAACCAGTCGCTGAAAATCATTGAGCCCTTGCAATCACGGTGTGCTATTCTTCGATACAATAAATTATCCGACGAAGAAGTGTTGGCCAGATTACTCGAGATCATAAAGGCCGAGGATGTCAAATTCAACAACGAAGGGTTGCAAGCGTTGATATTTAGCGCAGAGGGAGATATGCGTCAAGCTATTAATAACTTACAGAGTACTGTAGCAGGGTTCGGGTTTGTCAATGATGTCAACGTGTTCAAGATTGTTGATCAGCCGCATCCTTTGGTGATTCAAAAGATCTTGACGCACTCGCTCAAGAAGGATATAGACCAAGCATTGCAGTTATTGGATGGTCTTTGGCTGAAGGGTTATTCGGCAATTGATATAGTTACGCTGTCGTTCAAAGTTGCCAAGACTATTCCCAATGTTGATGAACTGAAACGATTGGAGATGATCAAAGAGATTGGGTTTACGCATATGAGAGTGCTTGAAGGTTTAGGTACTTATCTACAGTTGAGTGGAATGTATGCCAAAATATGCAATCTCTAA